A region of Streptomyces paludis DNA encodes the following proteins:
- a CDS encoding carboxypeptidase-like regulatory domain-containing protein, translating into MSPTNPAPRPAGVIRGIVLDAAGAPAPGVRVAITDGPVPVPDVAALTDGDGRFALAAPADGTYSVSCYDHSATGPAGTATARVTVIAGAAVGPADTEVRLRLGRP; encoded by the coding sequence ATGAGCCCGACAAACCCAGCTCCCCGCCCCGCGGGGGTGATCCGCGGCATCGTCCTCGACGCCGCGGGCGCCCCCGCGCCCGGCGTGCGCGTGGCCATCACCGACGGGCCGGTCCCCGTGCCGGACGTCGCCGCCCTGACCGACGGGGACGGCCGGTTCGCCCTGGCCGCGCCCGCCGACGGGACCTACTCCGTGAGCTGCTACGACCACTCCGCCACCGGCCCGGCGGGCACCGCGACCGCGCGGGTCACCGTCATCGCCGGGGCCGCCGTCGGCCCGGCCGACACCGAGGTACGCCTGCGCCTGGGCCGCCCGTAA
- a CDS encoding trypsin-like serine peptidase: MPQELDLHIAVSNQPEGLLTAVPGRPRLEGPSPGSEGLAPGGSDEGVEAVDGFRLPTAVPPAPDESLRDIGEASFGPPAAPETVHGPDDRVQITNTDVYPWRVHCFLEITAADGSRWIGTGWFLGPHTIATAGHVVFIKNSGVAGRDGWVRSITVWAGRNGGSAPYGSVTSTDFRSVNGWTANGDENYDYGAIILPNDLGSTTGWFGFGVWSDADLVASVGNIAGYPGDKPYGTLWYDARKIDSVGPRKVYYDIDTYGGQSGSAVYRIINGSDRYGVAIHAYGGATVNSGTRITTPVYDNYVAWKA; the protein is encoded by the coding sequence ATGCCACAGGAACTCGATCTGCACATAGCGGTGTCCAATCAGCCCGAGGGCCTGCTCACGGCCGTGCCCGGCCGACCACGCCTGGAGGGCCCGTCCCCCGGCTCGGAAGGGCTGGCGCCGGGCGGATCCGACGAGGGTGTCGAGGCCGTGGACGGCTTCCGGCTGCCCACAGCGGTCCCGCCCGCGCCGGACGAATCCCTGCGGGACATCGGCGAGGCGTCGTTCGGTCCGCCGGCCGCGCCGGAGACCGTCCACGGGCCGGACGACCGGGTCCAGATCACGAACACCGATGTGTACCCGTGGCGCGTGCACTGCTTCCTGGAGATCACGGCGGCCGACGGATCCCGGTGGATCGGCACCGGCTGGTTCCTGGGTCCGCACACCATCGCCACCGCCGGGCATGTGGTCTTCATCAAGAACAGCGGTGTCGCCGGCCGCGACGGCTGGGTCCGCTCCATCACGGTGTGGGCGGGACGCAACGGCGGCTCGGCCCCCTACGGTTCCGTCACCAGCACCGACTTCCGTTCGGTGAACGGCTGGACGGCGAACGGCGACGAGAACTACGACTACGGCGCGATCATCCTCCCCAACGACCTGGGCAGCACCACCGGCTGGTTCGGCTTCGGCGTGTGGTCCGACGCCGATCTGGTCGCCTCCGTGGGGAACATCGCGGGCTATCCGGGCGACAAGCCGTACGGCACCCTCTGGTACGACGCCCGCAAGATCGACTCGGTCGGTCCCCGCAAGGTCTACTACGACATCGACACCTACGGCGGACAGAGCGGCAGCGCCGTCTACCGCATCATCAACGGCAGCGACCGCTACGGCGTCGCGATCCACGCCTACGGCGGCGCCACGGTCAACTCCGGGACCCGCATCACGACCCCGGTCTACGACAACTACGTGGCCTGGAAGGCATGA
- a CDS encoding DUF1684 domain-containing protein, with amino-acid sequence MSSPQFDHDVWQAARRDAVVAGTGNLALVETRWLPPRVDAEVAWKQARAEAEAEAGAGVTVTTVRRTNLHTGEPEHGLRFWDADAPAVRNFERIDTFPYRADWVVEAGFTPVEGGRRVPFEHIRDSGGSRELVVPGDIRVTIDGVAYVLSAFDDDGTLLLVFGDPTNGVDTYGAGRFLFVPHESGSSTVVLDFNRAFVPPCGFSAQYNCPLPPRQNRIHVPVEAGEKVPVFRGGYTVH; translated from the coding sequence ATGTCTTCACCGCAGTTCGATCATGATGTTTGGCAGGCCGCGCGGCGGGACGCCGTGGTGGCGGGCACCGGGAATCTGGCGCTGGTCGAGACGCGCTGGCTGCCGCCCCGGGTGGACGCCGAGGTCGCCTGGAAGCAGGCGCGGGCGGAGGCCGAGGCCGAGGCGGGCGCGGGGGTGACGGTCACCACGGTGCGGCGGACGAATCTGCACACCGGGGAGCCCGAGCACGGGCTGCGCTTCTGGGACGCCGACGCTCCGGCCGTCCGTAACTTCGAGCGGATCGACACGTTCCCGTACCGGGCGGACTGGGTGGTCGAGGCGGGCTTCACACCGGTCGAGGGCGGCCGGCGGGTGCCCTTCGAGCACATCAGGGACAGTGGCGGCAGCCGCGAGCTGGTCGTGCCGGGGGACATCCGGGTGACGATCGACGGTGTCGCGTACGTCCTGTCGGCGTTCGACGACGACGGAACGCTTCTGCTGGTCTTCGGCGACCCGACCAACGGGGTGGACACCTACGGCGCCGGCCGGTTCCTCTTCGTACCGCACGAGTCCGGCAGTTCGACCGTCGTCCTGGACTTCAACCGCGCCTTCGTGCCGCCGTGCGGTTTCTCCGCCCAGTACAACTGTCCGTTGCCGCCGCGGCAGAACCGGATCCATGTGCCCGTCGAGGCGGGCGAGAAGGTTCCGGTTTTCCGCGGCGGCTACACGGTTCACTGA
- a CDS encoding ABC transporter substrate-binding protein: MRSTSARLLGGGALAVSLSLALSACGGGGGSKSSSGGSGSYDKNATIGIGSLYEPQNLDNTGGGGQGVTEALNGNVYEGLFKLTDDGKVENLLATDYKVSPDGLTYTFTLRKGVKFHSGKTLTSADVKYSIEKVRAKDSQSARKSSFDVVKSITTPDADTVKIALSSKSISFVYNLSYVWIINADAKNLKTSEDGTGPYKLDKWTRGSALSLVRFPGYWGTPATNEKVVFHYYKDATALNNALLTNAVDVVTSEQSPDALDQFKNNSNYKVNDGNSTTKLLLAFNDRVKPFNNVEVRKAVTSAIDNKKLLQSVWGDHGTLIGSMVPPTDPWYEDLTKVNPYDVALAKKELAKAGYAKGFSFTLDTPNYDPHPTAATFIKSELAKVGIDVKINIITPDEWYTKVYKNHDFSATLQEHVNDRDIVWYGNPDFYWGYDNKQVTEWVKQAEESDTTEQQTALLKKVNTKIAEDAASDWLYLYPQIVVANTKLSGYPLNGLNSQFYAYDIKKS; the protein is encoded by the coding sequence ATGAGATCCACGTCCGCACGGCTTCTCGGCGGCGGCGCCCTCGCCGTCAGCCTCTCCCTCGCCCTCTCCGCCTGCGGCGGGGGCGGCGGGAGCAAGTCCTCCTCGGGCGGCTCCGGTTCGTACGACAAGAACGCGACCATCGGGATCGGATCGCTCTACGAGCCGCAGAACCTCGACAACACCGGGGGCGGCGGCCAGGGCGTGACCGAGGCGCTCAACGGGAACGTCTACGAGGGCCTGTTCAAGCTCACGGACGACGGCAAGGTCGAGAACCTGCTGGCCACCGACTACAAGGTCAGCCCGGACGGCCTCACCTACACCTTCACCCTGCGCAAGGGCGTGAAGTTCCACTCCGGCAAGACCCTCACCTCCGCCGATGTGAAGTACAGCATCGAGAAGGTCCGGGCCAAGGACTCCCAGTCGGCGCGCAAGAGCAGCTTCGACGTGGTGAAGTCGATCACCACCCCGGACGCCGACACGGTGAAGATCGCGCTGTCGTCGAAGTCGATCTCGTTCGTCTACAACCTCAGCTACGTCTGGATCATCAACGCCGACGCCAAGAACCTCAAGACGTCGGAGGACGGCACCGGCCCGTACAAGCTCGACAAGTGGACCCGCGGCTCCGCGCTCAGCCTGGTGCGCTTCCCGGGCTACTGGGGCACGCCCGCCACCAACGAGAAGGTCGTCTTCCACTACTACAAGGACGCGACCGCGCTCAACAACGCGCTGCTCACCAACGCCGTCGACGTGGTGACCAGCGAGCAGAGCCCCGACGCGCTCGACCAGTTCAAGAACAACAGCAACTACAAGGTCAACGACGGCAATTCGACCACCAAGCTGCTGCTGGCCTTCAACGACCGGGTCAAGCCGTTCAACAACGTCGAGGTGCGCAAGGCCGTCACCTCCGCCATCGACAACAAGAAGCTCCTCCAGTCCGTCTGGGGCGACCACGGCACACTGATCGGCTCGATGGTCCCGCCCACCGACCCCTGGTACGAGGATCTGACCAAGGTCAACCCGTACGACGTGGCGCTCGCGAAGAAGGAGCTGGCCAAGGCGGGTTACGCCAAGGGCTTCAGCTTCACGCTCGACACACCGAACTACGACCCGCACCCGACCGCCGCCACCTTCATCAAGTCGGAGCTGGCCAAGGTCGGTATCGATGTCAAGATCAACATCATTACGCCGGACGAGTGGTACACGAAGGTCTACAAGAACCACGACTTCAGCGCGACGCTCCAGGAGCATGTCAACGACCGCGACATCGTCTGGTACGGAAACCCCGACTTCTACTGGGGCTACGACAACAAGCAGGTCACCGAGTGGGTGAAGCAGGCGGAGGAGTCGGACACCACCGAGCAGCAGACGGCCCTGCTGAAGAAGGTCAACACGAAGATCGCGGAGGACGCGGCAAGTGACTGGCTGTACCTCTACCCGCAGATCGTGGTGGCCAACACGAAGCTGTCGGGCTACCCGCTGAACGGGCTGAACTCGCAGTTCTACGCGTACGACATCAAGAAGAGCTGA
- a CDS encoding ABC transporter permease, translating to MLSYLLRRLAFLVGSLFLASVVLFLLLRLLPGDPANSLLSVGATPEQIEAARHQIGSDRPLPEQFGHWLHQLATFDLGTSFISSLPVGPEITSRLNVTVPLTLLAFLLAVVVAVPVGYVAALRANTRFGTLISGVSQLGIAVPVFWVGMLLITVFALRLGVLPAGGFPQDGWAEPGEALRSLALPVITVALVMSASLIRYVRSAALDVLGSDYLRTARALGSSFTRAMWRHGLRNGAVPVISVLGIELATTLLGAVVVETVFALPGLGSMLAQAVAQHDYPVVQGVLFVSTFAVLVIGFLSDIAQRLVDPRLRGHLASGRMSSGRLSSGRRGAKS from the coding sequence ATGCTCTCCTATCTCCTACGGCGGCTGGCCTTCCTCGTCGGCTCGCTCTTCCTGGCCAGCGTGGTGCTCTTCCTGCTGCTGCGGCTGCTGCCGGGCGACCCGGCGAACTCCCTGCTCTCGGTCGGCGCGACCCCGGAGCAGATCGAGGCCGCCCGCCACCAGATAGGGTCCGACCGGCCGCTGCCCGAGCAGTTCGGGCACTGGCTGCACCAGCTGGCCACCTTCGACCTCGGCACCTCCTTCATCAGCTCGCTGCCGGTCGGCCCGGAGATCACCTCCCGGCTGAACGTCACCGTGCCGCTGACGCTGCTGGCCTTCCTGCTGGCCGTGGTGGTCGCCGTACCGGTCGGCTATGTCGCGGCCCTCCGCGCGAACACCCGCTTCGGCACGCTCATCAGCGGGGTCTCCCAGCTCGGTATCGCCGTCCCGGTCTTCTGGGTCGGCATGCTCCTCATCACCGTCTTCGCGCTGCGCCTCGGTGTGCTGCCCGCCGGGGGCTTTCCCCAGGACGGCTGGGCGGAGCCCGGGGAGGCGCTGAGATCGCTGGCGCTGCCGGTCATCACGGTCGCGCTCGTGATGTCCGCGTCGCTCATCCGGTACGTACGCTCCGCCGCCCTGGACGTCCTCGGCAGCGACTACCTCCGTACGGCGCGGGCGCTCGGCTCGTCCTTCACCCGCGCGATGTGGCGGCACGGGCTGCGCAACGGGGCCGTACCGGTGATATCGGTGCTCGGTATCGAGCTGGCGACGACGCTGCTCGGCGCGGTGGTCGTGGAGACGGTGTTCGCGCTGCCGGGGCTGGGGAGCATGCTGGCGCAGGCGGTCGCGCAGCACGACTATCCGGTGGTGCAGGGCGTGCTGTTCGTGTCCACGTTCGCGGTGCTGGTCATCGGGTTCCTCAGCGATATCGCGCAGCGGCTGGTCGATCCGCGGCTGCGCGGCCATCTGGCGTCGGGCCGGATGTCGTCTGGTCGGTTGTCGTCCGGTCGACGGGGGGCGAAGTCGTGA
- a CDS encoding ABC transporter permease translates to MSDTTVRDTVTEKTTRRRRRSPALVTGLVLVGFIVLIAVVSAFWLPYPPDDTSGGRLVSPGLDHLLGTDKLGRDLLTQLMNGAGIALRAGLGATAIGAGLGVCAGLAAGFATRWLDDTLSTLLDVLIAFPTLLLAMLMVAARSASLGSAILAIGFAMTAVVARLTRVLVKRVLAQDYITAARTSGTSWPRIVSAHVLPNIWPTLVVNLALQFGLAVMAEASLSFLGLGAPPPNASWGRMLQEAQATVFTAPTGVIAPGVLLVMLVVGMNLIADGLRDTLDPTRRRSR, encoded by the coding sequence ATGAGCGACACCACGGTGCGGGACACGGTTACGGAGAAGACCACGCGACGGCGGCGGCGTTCGCCCGCGCTGGTGACCGGGCTCGTCCTCGTCGGGTTCATCGTCCTGATCGCGGTGGTGTCGGCGTTCTGGCTGCCGTATCCGCCCGACGACACCTCCGGCGGCCGGCTCGTGTCGCCCGGGCTCGACCATCTGCTCGGCACGGACAAGCTGGGCCGCGATCTGCTGACGCAGCTGATGAACGGCGCGGGCATCGCCCTGCGGGCCGGGCTCGGCGCGACGGCGATCGGCGCCGGGCTCGGGGTGTGCGCCGGGCTCGCGGCCGGATTCGCCACGCGCTGGCTGGACGACACACTGTCGACGCTGCTGGATGTCCTGATCGCCTTCCCCACCCTGCTGCTGGCCATGCTGATGGTGGCGGCGCGCTCCGCGTCGCTCGGCTCGGCGATCCTGGCGATCGGGTTCGCGATGACGGCGGTGGTAGCCCGGCTGACCAGAGTGCTGGTCAAGCGGGTGCTGGCGCAGGACTACATCACCGCCGCCCGGACCTCGGGCACCTCGTGGCCCCGTATCGTCAGCGCGCATGTACTGCCCAACATCTGGCCGACGCTCGTGGTGAACCTCGCCCTCCAGTTCGGCCTCGCCGTCATGGCCGAGGCGAGCCTGTCGTTCCTGGGGCTCGGCGCGCCGCCGCCGAACGCCTCGTGGGGGCGGATGCTCCAGGAGGCGCAGGCGACCGTCTTCACCGCGCCGACCGGGGTGATCGCGCCGGGCGTACTGCTGGTCATGCTGGTCGTCGGCATGAACCTGATCGCGGACGGACTGCGCGACACGCTCGATCCGACGCGGCGGAGGTCCCGATGA
- a CDS encoding ATP-binding cassette domain-containing protein, producing the protein MSDVLQVQGLGVRTDDGRDLVSDVSFSIRAGSRLGLVGESGSGKSLTALAVMGLLPRGMSASGSIRLRPSAAGPAAEVVGASEQRLNGLRGSAATVVFQEPLTALDPLMRAGHQIAEALRLTHGRGLRGPALRRAVTDALDRVRLPEPDRIARAYPHEISGGQRQRVALAMALAREPALLIADEPTTALDVTVQSEVLALLDGLVAERGMALLFISHDLAVVSAVTDHVLVLKDGSAVESGTVDDIVRRPSHPYTRDLVGSARHLESALERIVR; encoded by the coding sequence ATGAGCGACGTACTGCAAGTTCAGGGGCTCGGTGTCCGTACGGACGACGGGCGGGACCTCGTCTCCGACGTCTCGTTCTCGATCCGGGCCGGGTCCCGGCTCGGGCTGGTCGGGGAGTCCGGTTCGGGCAAGTCGCTGACCGCGCTCGCCGTCATGGGGCTGCTGCCGCGCGGGATGAGCGCGTCGGGCAGCATCCGGCTGAGGCCCTCGGCCGCCGGGCCGGCCGCCGAGGTCGTCGGCGCGTCCGAACAGCGGCTGAACGGGCTGCGCGGCAGCGCGGCCACCGTCGTCTTCCAGGAGCCGCTGACCGCCCTCGACCCGCTGATGCGGGCCGGGCACCAGATCGCGGAGGCCCTGCGGCTGACCCATGGGCGCGGGCTGCGCGGTCCCGCGCTGCGGCGGGCGGTGACGGACGCGCTCGACCGCGTACGACTGCCCGAGCCCGACCGGATCGCCCGCGCGTATCCGCACGAGATCTCCGGGGGCCAGCGCCAGCGGGTCGCCCTCGCCATGGCCCTGGCCCGGGAACCGGCGCTGCTGATCGCGGACGAGCCGACCACCGCGCTGGATGTCACCGTGCAGTCGGAGGTGCTCGCGCTGCTGGACGGGCTGGTCGCCGAGCGGGGGATGGCGCTGCTCTTCATCAGCCACGATCTGGCGGTGGTCTCGGCCGTGACCGACCATGTCCTGGTGCTCAAGGACGGGTCGGCGGTCGAGTCGGGCACCGTGGACGACATCGTGCGGCGGCCGTCGCATCCGTACACCCGGGACCTGGTGGGGAGCGCCCGGCACCTCGAAAGCGCGCTGGAACGGATTGTCCGATGA
- a CDS encoding ABC transporter ATP-binding protein: MTSDAPMVPSAAPSAAPVLAADDAGFAYRGAPPVLHGVSLDITAGRSVGLVGESGAGKTTVLRLLLGLTRPTSGRILFDGAELRLRDREQMRRFRRGVQSVFQDPYSSLDPRQRVGRIVSEPLRSLGLAPEAGLVRGVRGARGDDPRVGAALEAVGLPAEVAGRYPHEFSGGQRQRIAIARATVCDPRVLLADEPVSALDVTTRVRIVDLLIELKETRGLTIAMVSHDLSVVAALCEWTVVLEHGRVVEQGDTAGVLGAPSHPYTRQLLASVPRLPAADAS, from the coding sequence ATGACGTCAGATGCTCCGATGGTTCCCTCCGCGGCCCCTTCCGCGGCCCCCGTTCTGGCCGCCGATGACGCGGGGTTCGCGTACCGCGGCGCGCCGCCCGTGCTGCACGGTGTCTCGCTCGACATCACGGCGGGACGGAGCGTCGGTCTGGTCGGTGAGTCGGGCGCGGGGAAGACGACCGTGCTGCGGCTGCTGCTCGGTCTGACCCGGCCCACCAGCGGGCGGATCCTCTTCGACGGCGCCGAACTGCGGCTGCGCGACCGGGAGCAGATGCGGCGCTTCCGGCGGGGTGTGCAGAGTGTGTTCCAGGACCCGTACTCGTCGCTGGATCCACGGCAGCGGGTGGGCAGGATCGTCTCGGAGCCGCTGCGGTCGCTGGGGCTCGCGCCGGAGGCCGGTCTTGTACGGGGTGTGCGGGGCGCGCGTGGGGATGATCCCCGGGTCGGGGCTGCGCTGGAGGCAGTCGGGCTGCCGGCGGAGGTGGCGGGGCGCTACCCGCACGAGTTCTCCGGCGGTCAGCGCCAGCGCATCGCGATCGCGCGGGCGACGGTCTGCGATCCGCGTGTGCTGCTGGCCGACGAGCCGGTCAGCGCGCTCGATGTGACCACGCGCGTCCGGATCGTCGATCTGCTGATCGAGCTGAAGGAGACCCGCGGGCTGACCATCGCGATGGTCTCGCACGATCTGTCGGTGGTGGCCGCGCTCTGCGAGTGGACGGTGGTGCTGGAGCACGGGCGGGTGGTGGAGCAGGGTGACACCGCCGGGGTGCTGGGGGCGCCGTCGCATCCGTACACGCGGCAACTGCTGGCGAGCGTACCGAGGTTGCCGGCGGCGGACGCGTCGTAA
- a CDS encoding MerR family transcriptional regulator: protein MAELAREAGITVRTVRFYRERGLIRPPRREGRIAWYDDGHLARLRTIAALLERGHTLNGIADLAATIETGRDIGEVLGLGADFEETPVRLSPEELADHFEGEVTPANLAAALDLGYLATDGPDIVHVSRRLLDVSTALVREGVPLAAVLEAGRSVRVHTDALAAIFAAVLRDHIPGTDPAKLRPLAQSVVTAEVSLALDRHLRAEAAETAEAAEAPDA from the coding sequence ATGGCCGAGCTGGCCCGGGAAGCCGGCATCACCGTCCGCACCGTGCGCTTCTACCGCGAGCGCGGGCTGATCCGGCCGCCCCGCCGCGAGGGCCGCATCGCCTGGTACGACGACGGGCACCTGGCCCGGCTCCGTACGATCGCCGCCCTCCTGGAGCGCGGCCACACCCTGAACGGCATCGCCGACCTCGCCGCCACCATCGAGACCGGCCGGGACATCGGCGAAGTCCTGGGCCTGGGCGCCGACTTCGAGGAGACCCCGGTCCGGCTCTCCCCCGAGGAGCTGGCCGACCACTTCGAGGGCGAGGTCACCCCCGCGAACCTCGCCGCCGCCCTCGACCTCGGCTATCTCGCCACGGACGGCCCGGACATCGTGCACGTCAGCCGCCGGCTGCTGGACGTCTCGACGGCGCTGGTACGGGAGGGCGTACCGCTCGCGGCGGTCCTCGAAGCGGGCCGGAGCGTCCGGGTCCATACGGACGCGCTGGCCGCCATATTCGCCGCGGTCCTCCGCGACCACATCCCGGGCACGGACCCGGCCAAACTCAGGCCCCTGGCCCAGAGCGTGGTGACGGCGGAGGTGTCACTCGCCCTGGACCGCCACCTCCGCGCAGAAGCCGCCGAAACCGCGGAAGCCGCCGAAGCCCCGGACGCCTGA
- a CDS encoding flavin-containing monooxygenase, whose translation MGQHVRVAVIGSGFGGLGAAVRLRREGITDFVVLERAGSVGGAWRDNSYPGCACDVPSHLYSFSFAPNPDWPRTFSGQRHIRAYLEHVADTFGLRPHLRFHHEVLLMRWDNDALRWEIETTGGTTLTADVVVSASGPLSDPKVPEIPGLAEFPGKVFHSARWDHGYDLRGKRVAVVGTGASAIQIVPAIQPEVSRLTLFQRTAPWVLPRADRAITAAERRLHRALPVTAALRRQLLWSVRELQVQAFTKRPKELGLVETLAKANIARSVKDPALRARLTPSYRIGCKRILLSSSYYPALARPNVQVVDGGLAEVRGSTLVGADGTEVEADAIVFGTGFHVTDMPIAERVIGADGITLAEVWKGGVTSLRGATAAGFPNWMTIVGPNTGLGNSSMVLMIESHLNYLADYLRQLDGLGGRDAGRGRVALVPRAAAVRGWNERVQRRMERTVWNTGGCTSWYLDESGHNTTLWPGTTAEFRRATREVNLAEYEVIRAAGSARGTEREKEAVQ comes from the coding sequence ATGGGTCAGCATGTACGTGTCGCGGTGATCGGATCCGGATTCGGCGGCCTGGGGGCGGCCGTGCGGCTGCGACGGGAGGGGATCACCGACTTCGTCGTACTGGAACGGGCCGGTTCCGTCGGCGGCGCCTGGCGCGACAACAGCTATCCGGGCTGCGCCTGCGACGTACCCTCGCACCTCTACTCCTTCTCCTTCGCGCCCAACCCCGACTGGCCGCGCACCTTCTCCGGGCAGCGCCACATCCGCGCGTATCTGGAACACGTCGCCGACACCTTCGGGCTCCGGCCGCATCTCCGCTTCCACCACGAGGTGCTGCTGATGCGCTGGGACAACGACGCCCTGCGCTGGGAGATCGAGACCACGGGCGGCACCACACTCACCGCTGATGTGGTCGTCTCCGCGTCCGGTCCGCTCTCCGATCCGAAGGTCCCGGAGATACCGGGGCTCGCGGAGTTCCCGGGGAAGGTCTTCCACTCCGCGCGCTGGGACCACGGCTACGACCTGCGCGGCAAGCGCGTCGCCGTCGTCGGTACGGGCGCCTCGGCCATACAGATCGTCCCCGCCATCCAGCCCGAGGTGTCCCGGCTGACGCTCTTCCAGCGGACCGCGCCCTGGGTGCTGCCACGCGCCGACCGGGCGATCACGGCGGCCGAGCGGCGGCTGCACCGGGCGCTGCCCGTGACCGCCGCGCTGCGCCGTCAACTGCTCTGGTCGGTGCGGGAGTTGCAGGTCCAGGCGTTCACCAAGCGGCCGAAGGAACTCGGTCTGGTCGAGACCCTCGCGAAGGCCAATATCGCGCGGTCGGTCAAGGACCCGGCGCTCCGGGCCAGGCTGACGCCCTCGTACCGCATCGGCTGCAAGCGGATCCTGCTCTCCAGCTCGTACTATCCGGCGCTCGCGCGGCCCAATGTGCAGGTGGTCGACGGCGGGCTGGCCGAGGTGCGCGGTTCGACACTGGTCGGTGCGGACGGTACGGAGGTGGAGGCCGACGCGATCGTCTTCGGCACCGGATTCCATGTGACGGACATGCCGATCGCGGAGCGGGTGATCGGCGCGGACGGGATCACCCTCGCGGAGGTGTGGAAGGGCGGTGTGACATCGCTGCGCGGCGCGACCGCCGCCGGATTCCCCAACTGGATGACGATCGTCGGCCCGAACACCGGGCTGGGAAACTCCTCGATGGTCCTGATGATCGAGTCCCATCTGAACTATCTTGCCGACTATCTACGGCAGTTGGACGGACTGGGCGGCCGGGACGCGGGCCGGGGGCGGGTGGCGCTGGTGCCCCGGGCGGCGGCCGTGCGCGGCTGGAACGAACGGGTGCAGCGCCGGATGGAACGCACGGTGTGGAACACCGGCGGCTGCACCAGCTGGTATCTCGACGAGAGCGGTCACAACACCACACTCTGGCCGGGCACGACGGCCGAGTTCCGGCGGGCGACGCGGGAGGTGAACCTCGCGGAGTACGAGGTGATCCGGGCGGCGGGGTCCGCGCGGGGCACCGAGCGGGAGAAGGAGGCGGTTCAGTGA
- a CDS encoding alpha/beta fold hydrolase produces MAVTSADGTRIHAEIHGEDGRPAVVLAHGWTCSIQYWAAQLADLAVDHRVIVYDLRGHGRSPVPANPGGRGGPGAFSVDALADDLEAVLAATLAPGEKAVVVGHSMGGMTVMAAARRPVFREHAAAVLLCNTGSSRLVTDMAVVPLRAGRARDRITRSILGTRLPLGPVTPLSKRLLRYGTMGPGTAPERVTACARIVQACPTVTRAGWARVLDGLDLDANVPELKVPTSVLAGAADRMTPPAMSRSLAAALPECVGLTVLTGVGHMGPVEAPEAVGEAIRELTAAHLGAKEDTA; encoded by the coding sequence GTGGCCGTCACTTCGGCCGACGGCACCCGGATACACGCGGAGATCCACGGCGAGGACGGCCGGCCCGCCGTCGTCCTCGCGCACGGCTGGACCTGCTCCATCCAGTACTGGGCGGCGCAGCTCGCGGATCTCGCGGTCGACCACCGGGTGATCGTCTACGACCTGCGCGGACACGGCCGTTCGCCGGTACCGGCCAATCCGGGCGGACGGGGCGGACCGGGCGCGTTCTCGGTCGACGCGCTGGCCGACGACCTCGAAGCGGTGCTCGCCGCGACCCTCGCGCCCGGCGAGAAGGCGGTGGTGGTCGGCCACTCGATGGGCGGTATGACGGTGATGGCCGCCGCCCGCAGACCCGTCTTCCGGGAGCACGCGGCGGCCGTTCTCCTCTGCAACACGGGCAGTTCGCGGCTGGTCACCGACATGGCGGTCGTACCGCTGCGCGCCGGGCGGGCACGCGACCGGATCACCCGGAGCATCCTCGGCACACGGCTGCCGCTGGGCCCGGTCACACCGCTCTCGAAGCGGCTGCTGCGGTACGGGACGATGGGCCCCGGTACGGCGCCGGAGCGCGTCACGGCGTGCGCGCGCATCGTGCAAGCCTGTCCCACGGTGACCCGGGCGGGGTGGGCGAGGGTGCTGGACGGGCTCGATCTCGACGCGAACGTACCGGAGTTGAAGGTGCCGACCTCCGTACTGGCCGGGGCGGCGGACCGGATGACCCCGCCCGCGATGTCACGGTCGCTGGCCGCCGCGCTGCCCGAGTGTGTCGGGCTGACCGTGCTGACGGGCGTGGGGCACATGGGGCCGGTGGAGGCGCCGGAGGCCGTGGGCGAGGCGATACGGGAGCTGACGGCGGCGCATCTCGGGGCGAAGGAGGACACGGCGTGA